A single window of Schistosoma mansoni strain Puerto Rico chromosome 7, complete genome DNA harbors:
- a CDS encoding putative mitochondrial ribosomal protein L53, whose product MSFQKSWRLPRSIKYFRSPLAVDDSRISKAILKQLNFKPVIKMSFRFNPLLQKTESIRQFCSIISDPKWRTSNTNLIIKINVLSDNSPPEIEVSYDNGRILILKTENLSLRETIEIIITHTGTIMAE is encoded by the exons ATGTCTTTTCAGAAATCTTGGCGATTGCCACGTTCGATCAAATATTTTCGCTCTCCGTTAGCTGTTGACGACAGCAGAATTTCTAAAGCCATTCTCAAACAGTTGAATTTTAAACCAGTTATCAAAATGTCATTCCGTTTTAATCCATTACTACAGAAAACGGAGTCTATTAG ACAATTTTGTAGCATAATCAGTGATCCGAAGTGGCGAACATCCAATACGAATCTGATAATAAAGATCAATGTGCTCTCAGACAATAGCCCTCCTGAAATTGAAGTTTCATATG ATAACGGCCGTATCCTTATCTTGAAGACAGAAAATTTAAGCCTTCGAGAGACAATAGAAATCATTATCACACATACGGGGACCATTATGGCAGAATAG
- a CDS encoding putative protein arginine n-methyltransferase translates to MTDSNPMEYDCDSDDWQEVTLPDSLSSEKYTCLMCENHFNTAPLFFQHLTLQHDWVNFLDGEGKSIFNDQYDWIRFVNFVRKTKPVDLRQAFYDMVWKTDSLDLLYPVLPDDEVLSIDIESYLLDNQRSNQSPGIVVHEKSTNQQPVSQEMSRIMAENKSLRTQLNNCKRLLSTMSAQSVRRKSPCDQSSNYDLDMEPNDSSYFGSYGHFEIHGEMINDRVRTESYVNFILSNAEKYFKHKIILDVGSGSGILSIIAAQAGASHVYGVEAADEIYAASHETLRVNNLLERVTFIHGQAESVELPVKKVDVIISEWMGYFLFFESMLDSVLKMASKYLSRDGHIFPRHYTLNLLGVQCSEQLRKRRLEHWNNVYGYNMPALRRAALSEAHVLNLTNEHVTPPISPITILTQSFELVALDLDDMHRNRIYNLSNHCSLLCEQKFHLTIQPTTDINNNSSSSSYELDAIVGYFDVRFDDDADCKVEFSTSPTTPLTHWKQTLLFLDKPIRVKPGQ, encoded by the exons ATGACCGATTCAAACCCAATGGAATACGACTGTGATTCAGATGATTGGCAAGAAGTTACACTGCCTGATTCACTTTCATCTGAAAAGTATACTTGTTTAATGTGTGAAAATCATTTTAACACAGCTCCACTATTTTTTCAACATCTTACCCTTCAACATGATTGGGTCAATTTTTTAGACGGTGAAGGCAAGAGTATTTTCAATGATCAATATGATTGGATTCGATTTGTTAATTTTGTTCGCAAAACT AAACCAGTGGATTTACGTCAAGCATTTTATGATATGGTTTGGAAAACGGACTCCTTAGATCTACTCTATCCAGTTCTGCCGGATGATGAAGTTCTATCAATTG ATATTGAATCCTATTTATTGGATAATCAACGAAGTAATCAGTCACCTGGGATAGTTGTACATGAAAAGTCAACTAATCAACAACCTGTATCACAAGAAATGTCACGTATCATGGCAGAAAATAAATCGTTACGTACGCAGTTAAATAATTGCAA ACGTTTACTTTCAACTATGTCTGCCCAATCAGTTCGAAGAAAATCACCGTGTGATCAATCGTCTAATTATGACTTGGACATGGAACCGAATGATTCTTCATATTTTGGATCTTATGGTCATTTTGAAATACACGGTGAAATGATAA ATGATCGTGTACGTACTGAATCTTATGTGAATTTCATCTTGTCTAATGCCGAAAAATATTTTAAGCATAAAATTATTTTGGATGTTGGCTCTGGTTCAGGTATCCTGTCGATTATCGCTGCACAAGCCGGTGCTTCACATGTTTACGGTGTAGAAGCTGCTGACGAGATCTATGCAGCTTCACATGAAACTTTAAG AGTGAACAATTTACTAGAACGTGTTACTTTTATTCATGGTCAAGCGGAATCTGTTGAATTACCAGTTAAAAAG GTTGATGTAATCATCTCTGAGTGGATgggatattttttattttttgaatcAATGCTTGATTCTGTCTTAAAAATGGCATCGAAATATTTATCCCGTGATGGACATATATTTCCACGTCATTATACATTAAATTTATTAGGTGTACAATGTTCCGAACAATTACGTAAACGTCGTTTAGAACATTGGAATAATGTATACGGTTATAATATGCCAGCATTACGTCGTGCTGCATTGAGTGAAGCACATGTATTAAATTTAACAAATGAACATGTTACACCACCAATATCCCCTATTACTATATTAACACAATCATTTGAATTAGTTGCATTGGATTTAGACGATATGCATCGTAatcgtatttataatttatcAAATCATTGTTCACTTTTATGTGAGCAAAAATTTCATTTAACTATACAACCTACTActgacattaataataatagcagtagtagtagttatgAATTAGATGCAATTGTTGGCTATTTCGATGTACGTTTTGATGATGATGCCGATTGTAAA GTTGAATTTTCAACATCCCCAACTACTCCTTTAACACATTGGAAGCAAACGTTACTATTTTTAGATAAACCAATTCGTGTGAAACCAGGTCAGTGA